The following are from one region of the Vicugna pacos chromosome 9, VicPac4, whole genome shotgun sequence genome:
- the KLK12 gene encoding kallikrein-12 isoform X2, translating into MQEMGTKRDEHVDHPLLRTWRWPTMESSIFLLLCLIGLSHQATEKIYNGEECVPHSQPWQVGLFEGIHLRCGGVLIDRRWVLTAAHCSGRYWVRLGEHSLSKLDWTEQIRRTGFSVTHPGYQGALHSHDHDLRLLRLGTPVLLTRSVQPLPLPTTCAPAGTECHISGWGTTNRPSNPFPDRLQCLNLSIVSNATCWAVFPGRITDNMVCAGGIAGQDACQGDSGGPLVCGGVLQGLVSWGSVGPCGQEGVPGVYTKVCKYVDWIRMVMRNN; encoded by the exons ATGCAGGAGATGGGCACGAAGAGGGATGAGCATGTGGACCATCCCCTCCTCAG AACCTGGAGGTGGCCCACCATGGAGTCCAGCATCTTTTTGCTCCTGTGTCTTATTG GGCTCAGCCACCAGGCCACGGAGAAGATTTATAATGGTGAGGAGTGTGTCCCTCATTCGCAGCCTTGGCAGGTGGGGCTGTTTGAGGGCATCCACCTGCGCTGTGGGGGGGTCCTCATTGACCGCAGGTGGGTTCTCACAGCCGCTCACTGCAGTGGCAG GTACTGGGTGCGTCTCGGGGAACACAGCCTCAGCAAGCTGGACTGGACGGAACAGATCCGGCGCACTGGCTTCTCCGTGACACACCCCGGCTACCAGGGAGCCCTGCACAGCCATGACCATGACCTCCGGCTTCTGCGACTGGGTACCCCTGTTCTTTTGACCCGCAGCGTCCAGCCCCTACCCCTGCCCACCACCTGTGCCCCGGCTGGCACTGAGTGCCACATCTCGGGTTGGGGCACCACCAACCGACCATCGA ATCCATTCCCAGACCGGCTCCAATGCCTCAACCTCTCCATTGTCTCCAATGCCACCTGTTGGGCAGTGTTCCCAGGGAGAATCACAGACAACATGGTGTGTGCTGGTGGCATCGCTGGGCAGGATGCCTGCCAG GGTGACTCTGGGGGCCCCCTGGTATGCGGAGGAGTCCTTCAGGGTCTGGTGTCCTGGGGATCCGTGGGGCCTTGTGGGCAAGAAGGCGTCCCAGGAGTCTACACCAAAGTTTGCAAATATGTGGACTGGATCCGGATGGTCATGAGGAACAActga
- the KLK12 gene encoding kallikrein-12 isoform X1, whose amino-acid sequence MQEMGTKRDEHVDHPLLRTWRWPTMESSIFLLLCLIGLSHQATEKIYNGEECVPHSQPWQVGLFEGIHLRCGGVLIDRRWVLTAAHCSGSRYWVRLGEHSLSKLDWTEQIRRTGFSVTHPGYQGALHSHDHDLRLLRLGTPVLLTRSVQPLPLPTTCAPAGTECHISGWGTTNRPSNPFPDRLQCLNLSIVSNATCWAVFPGRITDNMVCAGGIAGQDACQGDSGGPLVCGGVLQGLVSWGSVGPCGQEGVPGVYTKVCKYVDWIRMVMRNN is encoded by the exons ATGCAGGAGATGGGCACGAAGAGGGATGAGCATGTGGACCATCCCCTCCTCAG AACCTGGAGGTGGCCCACCATGGAGTCCAGCATCTTTTTGCTCCTGTGTCTTATTG GGCTCAGCCACCAGGCCACGGAGAAGATTTATAATGGTGAGGAGTGTGTCCCTCATTCGCAGCCTTGGCAGGTGGGGCTGTTTGAGGGCATCCACCTGCGCTGTGGGGGGGTCCTCATTGACCGCAGGTGGGTTCTCACAGCCGCTCACTGCAGTGGCAG CAGGTACTGGGTGCGTCTCGGGGAACACAGCCTCAGCAAGCTGGACTGGACGGAACAGATCCGGCGCACTGGCTTCTCCGTGACACACCCCGGCTACCAGGGAGCCCTGCACAGCCATGACCATGACCTCCGGCTTCTGCGACTGGGTACCCCTGTTCTTTTGACCCGCAGCGTCCAGCCCCTACCCCTGCCCACCACCTGTGCCCCGGCTGGCACTGAGTGCCACATCTCGGGTTGGGGCACCACCAACCGACCATCGA ATCCATTCCCAGACCGGCTCCAATGCCTCAACCTCTCCATTGTCTCCAATGCCACCTGTTGGGCAGTGTTCCCAGGGAGAATCACAGACAACATGGTGTGTGCTGGTGGCATCGCTGGGCAGGATGCCTGCCAG GGTGACTCTGGGGGCCCCCTGGTATGCGGAGGAGTCCTTCAGGGTCTGGTGTCCTGGGGATCCGTGGGGCCTTGTGGGCAAGAAGGCGTCCCAGGAGTCTACACCAAAGTTTGCAAATATGTGGACTGGATCCGGATGGTCATGAGGAACAActga
- the KLK12 gene encoding kallikrein-12 isoform X3, with product MESSIFLLLCLIGLSHQATEKIYNGEECVPHSQPWQVGLFEGIHLRCGGVLIDRRWVLTAAHCSGSRYWVRLGEHSLSKLDWTEQIRRTGFSVTHPGYQGALHSHDHDLRLLRLGTPVLLTRSVQPLPLPTTCAPAGTECHISGWGTTNRPSNPFPDRLQCLNLSIVSNATCWAVFPGRITDNMVCAGGIAGQDACQGDSGGPLVCGGVLQGLVSWGSVGPCGQEGVPGVYTKVCKYVDWIRMVMRNN from the exons ATGGAGTCCAGCATCTTTTTGCTCCTGTGTCTTATTG GGCTCAGCCACCAGGCCACGGAGAAGATTTATAATGGTGAGGAGTGTGTCCCTCATTCGCAGCCTTGGCAGGTGGGGCTGTTTGAGGGCATCCACCTGCGCTGTGGGGGGGTCCTCATTGACCGCAGGTGGGTTCTCACAGCCGCTCACTGCAGTGGCAG CAGGTACTGGGTGCGTCTCGGGGAACACAGCCTCAGCAAGCTGGACTGGACGGAACAGATCCGGCGCACTGGCTTCTCCGTGACACACCCCGGCTACCAGGGAGCCCTGCACAGCCATGACCATGACCTCCGGCTTCTGCGACTGGGTACCCCTGTTCTTTTGACCCGCAGCGTCCAGCCCCTACCCCTGCCCACCACCTGTGCCCCGGCTGGCACTGAGTGCCACATCTCGGGTTGGGGCACCACCAACCGACCATCGA ATCCATTCCCAGACCGGCTCCAATGCCTCAACCTCTCCATTGTCTCCAATGCCACCTGTTGGGCAGTGTTCCCAGGGAGAATCACAGACAACATGGTGTGTGCTGGTGGCATCGCTGGGCAGGATGCCTGCCAG GGTGACTCTGGGGGCCCCCTGGTATGCGGAGGAGTCCTTCAGGGTCTGGTGTCCTGGGGATCCGTGGGGCCTTGTGGGCAAGAAGGCGTCCCAGGAGTCTACACCAAAGTTTGCAAATATGTGGACTGGATCCGGATGGTCATGAGGAACAActga
- the KLK11 gene encoding kallikrein-11 isoform X1 has translation MMILQLIILALVTGHAGGETRIIKGYECPPHSQPWQVALFQKTRLLCGATLIAPRWLLTAAHCRKPRYVVHLGEHNLQRQDGYEQTRTATESFPHPGFNYSLPNKDHRNDIMLVKMAAPAFITWAVRPLTLSSHCVTAGTHCLISGWGTTSSPQLHVPHNLRCANITIIDHKKCENAYPGNITDTMVCASVQQEGKDSCQGDSGGPLVCNGSLQGIISWGQDPCAVTRKPGVYTKVCKYVDWIQKTMENN, from the exons ATGATGATTCTGCAATTAATCATTCTCGCTCTGGTGACAG GGCACGCAGGGGGAGAGACCAGGATCATCAAGGGCTACGAGTGTCCTCCTCATTCCCAGCCCTGGCAAGTGGCTCTGTTCCAGAAGACACGGCTGCTGTGTGGGGCAACCCTCATCGCCCCCAGATGGCTCCTGACAGCAGCCCACTGCCGCAAGCC CCGATACGTAGTCCACCTGGGAGAACACAACCTCCAGCGGCAGGACGGCTATGAGCAGACCCGGACAGCCACTGAGTCCTTCCCCCACCCGGGCTTCAACTACAGTCTCCCCAACAAAGACCACCGCAATGACATCATGCTGGTGAAGATGGCGGCACCAGCCTTCATCACCTGGGCCGTGCGACCCCTCACCCTGTCATCACACTGTGTCACTGCTGGCACCCACTGCCTCATTTCCGGCTGGGGCACCACGTCCAGCCCCCAGT TGCACGTGCCCCATAACTTGCGATGTGCTAACATCACCATCATTGATCACAAGAAGTGTGAGAACGCCTACCCTGGCAACATCACAGATACCATGGTCTGTGCCAGTGTCCAACAAGAGGGCAAGGACTCTTGCCAG ggTGATTCTGGGGGTCCTCTGGTCTGTAACGGGTCTCTTCAAGGCATCATCTCCTGGGGCCAGGATCCATGTGCTGTCACCAGAAAGCCCGGTGTTTACACAAAGGTCTGCAAATACGTGGACTGGATCCAGAAGACGATGGAGAATAATTAG
- the KLK11 gene encoding kallikrein-11 isoform X2, with the protein MMILQLIILALVTGHAGGETRIIKGYECPPHSQPCRYVVHLGEHNLQRQDGYEQTRTATESFPHPGFNYSLPNKDHRNDIMLVKMAAPAFITWAVRPLTLSSHCVTAGTHCLISGWGTTSSPQLHVPHNLRCANITIIDHKKCENAYPGNITDTMVCASVQQEGKDSCQGDSGGPLVCNGSLQGIISWGQDPCAVTRKPGVYTKVCKYVDWIQKTMENN; encoded by the exons ATGATGATTCTGCAATTAATCATTCTCGCTCTGGTGACAG GGCACGCAGGGGGAGAGACCAGGATCATCAAGGGCTACGAGTGTCCTCCTCATTCCCAGCCCTG CCGATACGTAGTCCACCTGGGAGAACACAACCTCCAGCGGCAGGACGGCTATGAGCAGACCCGGACAGCCACTGAGTCCTTCCCCCACCCGGGCTTCAACTACAGTCTCCCCAACAAAGACCACCGCAATGACATCATGCTGGTGAAGATGGCGGCACCAGCCTTCATCACCTGGGCCGTGCGACCCCTCACCCTGTCATCACACTGTGTCACTGCTGGCACCCACTGCCTCATTTCCGGCTGGGGCACCACGTCCAGCCCCCAGT TGCACGTGCCCCATAACTTGCGATGTGCTAACATCACCATCATTGATCACAAGAAGTGTGAGAACGCCTACCCTGGCAACATCACAGATACCATGGTCTGTGCCAGTGTCCAACAAGAGGGCAAGGACTCTTGCCAG ggTGATTCTGGGGGTCCTCTGGTCTGTAACGGGTCTCTTCAAGGCATCATCTCCTGGGGCCAGGATCCATGTGCTGTCACCAGAAAGCCCGGTGTTTACACAAAGGTCTGCAAATACGTGGACTGGATCCAGAAGACGATGGAGAATAATTAG
- the KLK10 gene encoding kallikrein-10: protein MRSPHIHLSTAPGARALAKLLLPLLMAQFSAAEALLLPRNDTGSDPVASGAPCAHGSQPWQVSLFNGLSFHCAGVLVDKSWVLTAAHCGNKKPLWARVGDDHLLLLQGEQLRRTSHSVIHPKYHQGSGPILPRRTDEHDLMLLKLAKPAVLGPRIQTLRLPHSCAQPGDQCQVAGWGTTTSRRVKYNRGLTCSRVTLLSPKECEVFYPGVVTSNMICAGLDRGQDPCQSDSGGPLVCEGTLQGILSWGIYPCGSAQHPAVYTQICKYTTWIEKTIRSN from the exons ATGAGATCCCCGCACATCCACCTCTCCACCGCCCCTGGCGCTCGGGCCCTGGCGAAGCTGCTGCTGCCGCTACTGATGGCACAGTTCTCGG cCGCGGAGGCTCTGCTGCTCCCCAGAAACGACACGGGCTCGGACCCTGTGGCCTCCGGCGCCCCGTGCGCTCACGGCTCGCAGCCCTGGCAGGTGTCCCTCTTCAATGGCCTCTCGTTTCACTGCGCGGGCGTCCTGGTGGATAAGAGTTGGGTGCTCACGGCCGCGCACTGCGGGAACAAAAA GCCTCTATGGGCTCGAGTCGGAGATGACCACCTGCTGCTTCTCCAGGGCGAGCAGCTCCGCCGGACCTCTCATTCTGTTATCCACCCCAAGTACCACCAGGGCTCGGGCCCTATCCTGCCAAGGCGAACAGATGAACACGACCTCATGCTGCTGAAGCTGGCCAAGCCCGCGGTGCTGGGGCCTCGAATCCAGACCCTACGCCTGCCCCACAGCTGTGCCCAGCCCGGAGACCAATGCCAGGTCGCTGGCTGGGGCACCACCACCTCCCGGAGAG TGAAGTACAACAGGGGCCTGACTTGCTCCAGGGTCACTCTCCTGAGCCCGAAAGAGTGTGAGGTCTTCTATCCTGGCGTGGTCACCAGCAACATGATATGTGCAGGACTGGACCGGGGCCAGGATCCCTGCCAG agtGACTCGGGTGGCCCACTGGTCTGTGAAGGGACACTTCAGGGCATCCTTTCATGGGGCATTTACCCCTGTGGCTCTGCTCAGCATCCGGCTGTCTACACTCAGATCTGCAAATATACCACCTGGATAGAGAAAACCATCCGCTCCAACTGA
- the KLK9 gene encoding kallikrein-9 → MRLGFVCALLSLLAGHSWADTRAIGAEECHPNSQPWQAGLFHLTHLFCGATLISDRWLLTAAHCRKPYLWVRLGEHHLWQWEGSEQLFRATDFFPHPGFNQDLSAQDHKDDIMLIRLPRKARLGPAVQPLNLSQTCVSPGTQCLISGWGAVSSPKVRFPLALQCANISVLEPRLCHWAYPGHISDSMVCAGLWEGGRGSCQGDSGGPLVCNGTLAGVVSGGSEPCSEPGRPAVYTAVCYYQDWIQKTMKDI, encoded by the exons ATGAGGCTGGGATTCGTCTGTGCTCTGCTTTCTCTCCTGGCAG GGCACAGCTGGGCAGACACCCGAGCCATCGGGGCCGAGGAATGCCACCCCAACTCACAGCCCTGGCAGGCTGGGCTCTTCCACCTCACCCACCTCTTCTGTGGGGCGACCCTCATCAGCGACCGCTGGCTGCTCACAGCTGCCCACTGCCGCAAGCC GTATCTGTGGGTCCGCCTCGGGGAGCACCACCTCTGGCAATGGGAGGGTTCGGAGCAGCTGTTCCGGGCCACAGACTTCTTCCCTCACCCTGGGTTCAACCAGGACCTCAGCGCCCAAGACCACAAAGATGACATCATGCTGATCCGTCTGCCCAGGAAGGCACGTCTGGGACCTGCCGTGCAGCCCCTCAACCTCAGCCAAACCTGCGTCTCCCCGGGCACCCAGTGCCTCATCTCAGGCTGGGGGGCCGTGTCCAGTCCCAAAG TGCGGTTCCCACTTGCGCTGCAGTGTGCCAACATCAGCGTCCTGGAGCCCAGACTCTGCCACTGGGCGTATCCAGGCCACATCTCAGACAGCATGGTCTGTGCCGGCCTGTGGGAGGGCGGCCGGGGCTCCTGCCAG GGTGACTCTGGGGGCCCGCTGGTTTGCAATGGGACCCTGGCCGGTGTGGTGTCtgggggctcagagccctgctccGAACCCGGGCGCCCCGCCGTCTATACAGCTGTATGCTACTACCAGGACTGGATCCAAAAGACCATGAAGGACATCTGA
- the KLK8 gene encoding kallikrein-8 isoform X1: MGRPPPAAVWIWTLLLLLLEAWAGHLRAQEPKVLQGQECKANSQPWQTALFQGIQLLCGGVLIDDRWVLTAAHCKKEKYTVCLGEHSLKKKDGTEQEMAVAQSIPHPCYNSSSNDHSHDLMLIRLRGRASLGSKVKPINLADRCPQTGQKCTISGWGTVTSPQENFPDTLNCAEVEIFSQKQCEDAYPGKVTDSMVCAGDSSGADTCQGDSGGPLVCGGVLQGITSWGSDPCGRPERPGVYTSICRYLDWIKKTIGSRN, translated from the exons ATGGGACGCCCCCCACCTGCTGCAGTCTGGATCTGGACACTCCTGCTCTTGCTGTTGGAAGCCTGGGCAG GACACTTGCGGGCACAGGAGCCCAAGGtgctgcagggccaggagtgcaAGGCCAATTCGCAGCCTTGGCAGACGGCTTTGTTCCAGGGCATCCAGCTGCTCTGCGGGGGTGTTCTCATAGATGACCGCTGGGTCCTTACAGCAGCCCACTGTAAAAAAGA GAAATACACAGTGTGCCTGGGAGAGCACAGCCTGAAGAAGAAGGATGGAACAGAACAAGAAATGGCTGTGGCCCAGTCCATCCCACACCCCTGCTataacagcagcagcaatgaccACAGCCACGATCTGATGCTGATTCGACTACGTGGTCGGGCATCCCTGGGGTCCAAAGTGAAGCCCATCAACCTGGCGGATCGCTGCCCTCAAACTGGCCAGAAGTGCACCATCTCAGGCTGGGGCACTGTCACCAGCCCCCAAG AGAATTTTCCTGACACCCTCAACTGTGCAGAAGTAGAAATCTTTTCTCAGAAGCAGTGTGAGGATGCCTACCCTGGGAAAGTCACGGACAGCATGGTCTGTGCAGGAGACAGCAGTGGGGCTGACACGTGCCAG GGGGATTCCGGGGGCCCACTGGTGTGTGGTGGCGTTCTCCAGGGCATCACATCCTGGGGGTCAGACCCCTGTGGGCGGCCTGAGAGACCTGGCGTCTACACCAGCATCTGCCGCTACCTAGACTGGATCAAGAAGACAATAGGCAGCAGAAACTGA
- the KLK8 gene encoding kallikrein-8 isoform X2 has translation MAVAQSIPHPCYNSSSNDHSHDLMLIRLRGRASLGSKVKPINLADRCPQTGQKCTISGWGTVTSPQENFPDTLNCAEVEIFSQKQCEDAYPGKVTDSMVCAGDSSGADTCQGDSGGPLVCGGVLQGITSWGSDPCGRPERPGVYTSICRYLDWIKKTIGSRN, from the exons ATGGCTGTGGCCCAGTCCATCCCACACCCCTGCTataacagcagcagcaatgaccACAGCCACGATCTGATGCTGATTCGACTACGTGGTCGGGCATCCCTGGGGTCCAAAGTGAAGCCCATCAACCTGGCGGATCGCTGCCCTCAAACTGGCCAGAAGTGCACCATCTCAGGCTGGGGCACTGTCACCAGCCCCCAAG AGAATTTTCCTGACACCCTCAACTGTGCAGAAGTAGAAATCTTTTCTCAGAAGCAGTGTGAGGATGCCTACCCTGGGAAAGTCACGGACAGCATGGTCTGTGCAGGAGACAGCAGTGGGGCTGACACGTGCCAG GGGGATTCCGGGGGCCCACTGGTGTGTGGTGGCGTTCTCCAGGGCATCACATCCTGGGGGTCAGACCCCTGTGGGCGGCCTGAGAGACCTGGCGTCTACACCAGCATCTGCCGCTACCTAGACTGGATCAAGAAGACAATAGGCAGCAGAAACTGA